From Asterias rubens chromosome 3, eAstRub1.3, whole genome shotgun sequence, the proteins below share one genomic window:
- the LOC117287846 gene encoding KAT8 regulatory NSL complex subunit 1-like, which produces MAAMAPALTDASAHPSTFKLPVSPADPGQAGFEATPSDPTSPGLPNGHSNTNHTHIDSDQAIQDSGFERGKLVKQGSQNKSGINNHRSKVRLFKANSQRGRIPENLRLLGKLERGKAVGTGTCPLTARGPGLNNGGEAVVDNSKKMSNSAVSGTVDKQQSCQTNAHVATTMPPETSSLSLANKTDATGTSSSTATADSSEAEDDTLGGEIKTHCFDRIYSVSDRETILNYGKVSKLGRMFQVDTVASNSSTPKLLAPDQIQCAIDQSSYLAQRARQLVQKLRRLQATHISTHSQRQIQSFVQEQHKNLEEKAAEADAEGCPECKRNSSSNVADVNNTSTSQKEPAVSTGPDVTIGDNHLPRTCNHKRKLLLTRPTDVDVLGNISVKSAVRQLQSKLDHVESWVDDDETESSSGGESCDEGDDTLPSYAQTRQKHKIPLHRRAVWKWAVERASIASRWTWLQAQVSDLEYRIRQQSDIYRQTRASKGVAVLGEPSSTEELMKVRVMTSTKTNRKLSPIEAKIARLGGSQEMSPSNLSSLLSNVDRQTARLKKSLQNCVSPGLQSPPTASSTPTTAAGKMPYTKPMNGIVGNSSTHGSPVLNSKSASPIGSHRQPETNSIPSPSSINPEEHYCARTRPVWYFRKRKLIRTMNMHHYSRKSQKLSSVRCGCCPPLMPCVMCGGRFNHVEKPKEPDMAPLNERVAQLDYSFHPVLSFPQDVPLSLQFEGMMKSNEWQRKPPPSKLSNMKKKRRPSTPTEGKEVRKTTRKYERKNKDKTKRRQNAGEEKSLKMLRKLAAQTMKDMRHGRGDGKILKRPRSKANSLPGTPKNLLTDEINRRCRTDIKKRRAAQLAIAALKKTRARSLSLPNIEDHLCFSSSMSSHSGTTTLGDGSGGLSHSMPSSSLQNFLKPRRPGGNSDQYDIDNIVIPYSMLASTRVEKLEYKEIMTPKWRRLSEGEKLAACLNHHLQEQQQLIQKLVEKEEELLEEEEGEENLSDTEIAERHAKCEITERQKYMTILANQTHTQHRRGARRSRNNSQGGTPEPYSPDANLFEQSQPSSVNSSNAPSPLTTQDALSPSGAPSLSSSSTTHRMRTSSWEKRRSSSASDTNLENSMVGSFEELGFVENPWPHRKFPLEEFDIAELGSVQEVSEEKEKDNSTTEGVAELTKNAVNNIKLESGSSRNSPLEMLDESSGPEEIDDPNDPEWTVVSPDKQRSSIVLRLAKR; this is translated from the exons ATGGCTGCGATGGCTCCAGCCTTGACCGATGCTTCTGCCCACCCTTCTACCTTTAAGTTGCCAGTCTCTCCTGCGGATCCTGGACAAGCTGGCTTCGAAGCTACCCCAAGTGATCCGACAAGCCCAGGGTTACCCAACGGTCACTCTAACACCAACCACACGCACATTGACTCTGATCAAGCCATCCAGGACTCTGGGTTTGAGAGAGGCAAATTGGTAAAGCAAGGTAGTCAGAATAAATCAGGGATCAATAAccataggtcaaaggtcaggctTTTTAAAGCAAACTCTCAGAGAGGTAGAATTCCTGAGAACTTGAGACTTCTTGGGAAGTTGGAGAGAGGAAAGGCAGTGGGAACTGGTACTTGTCCCTTGACAGCCAGGGGTCCTGGCCTGAACAACGGGGGCGAGGCTGTTGTGGACAACAGTAAGAAAATGAGTAATTCAGCTGTCTCTGGAACCGTTGATAAGCAGCAATCTTGTCAGACAAACGCCCATGTAGCAACCACCATGCCTCCAGAAACGTCATCTCTCTCGTTGGCAAATAAAACTGATGCGACAGGTACTAGCAGTTCCACTGCCACTGCGGACTCTTCTGAAGCCGAAGATGATACGCTTGGTGGTGAGATTAAGACCCACTGCTTTGATAGAATTTACAGTGTTTCTGATCGGGAAACGATTCTTAACTATGGAAAGGTTAGTAAGCTTGGACGAATGTTTCAAGTAGATACAGTGGCCAGCAATTCTTCAACACCTAAACTCTTGGCACCAGACCAAATACAATGCGCCATTGATCAGAGCTCTTATTTAGCACAACGGGCAAGACAGCTCGTTCAAAAACTTAGAAGATTGCAGGCAACTCACATCAGCACCCACAGTCAACGGCAGATCCAAAGCTTTGTTCAAGAACAGCACAAGAATCTTGAAGAAAAGGCTGCTGAGGCTGATGCGGAAGGTTGTCCAGAATGTAAACGGAATTCTTCATCAAATGTTGCAGATGTTAATAATACATCAACGTCACAGAAGGAGCCAGCCGTGAGCACAGGCCCAGATGTCACTATTGGAGATAACCACCTACCTCGAACTTGTAATCATAAGCGGAAGCTTTTGCTAACAAGACCTACTGATGTTGATGTGTTAGGAAATATTTCAGTCAAGTCGGCAGTCAGACAGCTCCAATCTAAGCTGGATCATGTAGAGAGTTGGGTTGACGATGATGAAACGGAGAGTAGCTCAGGAGGAGAGAGCTGTGATGAGGGGGATGATACTCTCCCATCTTACGCACAAACTCgacaaaagcataaaataccATT ACATAGGCGAGCTGTATGGAAGTGGGCCGTGGAGAGAGCTTCTATTGCCAGTCGCTGGACGTGGCTTCAAGCACAGGTATCTGATTTAGAATATCGCATCAGACAACAGAGTGACATTTATCGCCAGACACGGGCTAGTAAAGGTGTTGCTGTCCTGGGTGAACCATCCTCAACCGAAGAACTTATGAAGGTACGTGTTATGACGTCAACCAAAACCAATCGGAAGCTTTCTCCAATCGAAGCCAAGATTGCACGGCTAGGTGGATCCCAGGAGATGTCCCCATCAAATTTGTCATCCTTGCTGAGCAACGTCGACCGGCAGACAGCAAGGCTGAAGAAATCTCTCCAGAACTGTGTATCTCCTGGGCTTCAATCGCCTCCAACAGCATCTAGCACACCAACAACAGCTGCTGGAAAGATGCCATACACAAAACCTATGAATGGTATTGTAGGCAATTCATCCACTCATGGGAGTCCAGTGTTAAACAGCAAGTCAGCTTCACCAATTGGTTCACATAGACAACCGGAGACAAACTCAATCCCTTCTCCATCATCCATCAACCCGGAGGAACATTACTGTGCAAGGACGCGACCCGTATGGTACTTTCGCAAGCGAAAACTAATCCGAACGATGAACATGCATCATTACAGCCGTAAGAGTCAGAAGTTGTCATCAGTTCGGTGTGGTTGCTGCCCACCCCTGATGCCTTGTGTGATGTGTGGAGGTCGATTTAATCATGTTGAAAAGCCAAAAGAACCAGATATGGCCCCACTTAATGAGAGAGTGGCTCAGTTGGATTACTCCTTTCATCCAGTCTTGTCTTTCCCACAAG ATGTTCCACTTTCACTACAGTTTGAAGGAATGATGAAAAGCAACGAGTGGCAACGTAAACCACCACCCTCAAAACTGTCAAACATGAAAAA GAAGCGTCGCCCGAGCACACCAACTGAAGGCAAAGAAGTACGGAAGACCACACGAAAGTACGAGAGGAAAAACAAAGATAAGACAAAGCGACGTCAGAATGCCGGTGAAGAGAAGTCCCTGAAAATGCTCCGCAAACTGGCTGCCCAGA CAATGAAAGACATGCGACATGGGAGAGGGGATGGAAAGATCCTGAAACGTCCTCGCTCCAAAGCCAACTCTCTTCCAGGGACACCCAAGAATCTGCTGACAGACGAGATCAACAGGCGGTGTCGCACAGATATCAAAAAGAGGCGGGCTGCACAGCTAGCAATTG CTGCTCTAAAGAAGACCAGAGCTCGTAGTCTCTCCCTCCCAAACATCGAGGATCACCTGTGCTTCAGTAGCAGTATGTCCAGCCACTCTGGAACAACAACCTTAGGTGATGGAAGTGGTGGCCTCTCCCACTCCATGCCGTCCTCATCCCTGCAAAACTTCCTTAAGCCAAGACGCCCAGGTGGTAACTCTGACCAGTATGATATCGACAACATTGTCATCCCCTACTCGATGCTGGCATCGACAAGGGTGGAGAAGTTGGAGTACAAGGAGATCATGACACCAAAGTGGAGAAGACTGAGTGAAGGAGAGAAGCTTGCTGCTTGTTTGAATCATCACCTTCAGGAACAACAACAGCTCATTCAG AAGTTGGTGGAAAAGGAAGAGGAACTCCTGGAAGAAGAGGAAGGAGAGGAGAATTTGTCAGATACGGAGATTGCTGAGCGCCACGCAAAATGTGAGATCACTGAGCGTCAGAAATACATGACAATTTTGGCCAATCAGACCCATACACAGCACCGTCGAGGGGCACGTCGATCCCGCAACAATAGTCAGGGTGGAACACCAGAACCCTACTCTCCTGATGCTAATCTGTTTGAGCAAAGCCAGCCTTCCAGTGTGAACTCATCTAACGCCCCATCCCCGCTTACCACTCAGGATGCGTTGAGCCCTAGTGGTGCCCCCTCATTGAGTAGCAGTAGCACCACCCATCGTATGAGAACTAGTTCATGGGAGAAACGTAGATCATCCAGCGCTAGTGACACCAATCTAGAGAACTCGATGGTAGGCAGCTTTGAAGAGCTTGGCTTTGTGGAGAACCCTTGGCCCCACAGGAAATTCCCCCTGGAAGAGTTTGATATTGCAGAGTTGGGTTCGGTGCAAGAGGTTTCAGAAGAAAAAGAGAAGGACAATTCCACAACAGAGGGCGTTGCTGAGTTAACCAAGAATGCAGTGAACAACATCAAACTAGAGAGTGGATCTTCAAGAAACAGCCCTCTGGAGATGCTGGATGAGTCATCAGGTCCAGAGGAGATAGATGACCCCAATGACCCTGAATGGACGGTGGTGTCTCCGGACAAACAGCGTAGCTCAATAGTCTTACGATTAGCAAAAAGGTGA